The following DNA comes from Planctomycetaceae bacterium.
GTAGCTTTTCGCGGGATGTGTTCGCAGTGTCCGACGGCGGAGTTCACGATGAAAGATGTTGTCGAGGGCAGGCTGCATGAGTTTGTAAGTAATGATTTAATTGTCGTGGAACATCGCGATTAATGGAGTGAATAGATGTCAAAAGTAATATATTTCGATAATAATGCGACGACGCAGGTTGCGCCGGAAGTGTTCGAGGCGATGAAGCCTTTTTTAACCGAATTTTACGGCAACCCATCGAGTATGCACACATTCGGCGGACAGGTTGAAAAATATATCAGGCACAGCAGGGATGCTATCGCTAATCTTCTCGGCTGCGACAGTTCTGAAATTATCTTCACAAGCTGCGGAACCGAAAGCGATAATGCAGCGATAAAAGGCGTTCTGGCGTCTTATTCTGAAAAGAAAAAAATTATTACCACCCGCGTCGAGCATCCGGCTGTTCTGGCGGTTTGCAGAGAATTGCAGGGGATGGGATATAAACTTGTCGAACTTGGTGTTGACAAAGAAGGGCAAATCAATCTCGATGAACTTGCGGCAGAAGTCGATGACGATACGGCTATCGTAACGATAATGTATGCAAACAATGAAACAGGCGTGATTTTCCCGATAGATAAAATCGCGGAGATTGTTAAATCCAAAGGCAGCGTTTTTCACACTGATGCTGTTCAGGCGGTCGGCAAGATTCCGCTGAACCTCAATAAAAGCAACATCGATTTGTTGAGCTTGAGTGGACATAAACTGCATGCGCCGAAAGGCGTCGGCGTTCTGTATGTTCGCAAAGGTACAAGGATTTCGCCATTTATGGTCGGCGGGCATCAGGAAAAAAGCAGGCGAGCAGGTACTGAAAATGTCGCGGGCATTGTTGCGCTCGGCAGGGCGGCGGAACTGGCGATGGTAAATATGGAAACTGAAAACACGTTCGTCAAAAAGCTTCGCGACAAACTTGAAAAAGCGATTCTTAAGACATGTAAAGACGCAAAACTTAACGGCGATAAAATCAATCGTCTGCCGAATACGACGAACATTAGTTTTGAATTTATCGAAGGCGAAGCGATTTTGCTTTTGCTTGACCAGTTCGGAATTTGCGCAAGCAGCGGAAGCGCGTGTACGAGCGGCGCTCTGGAGCCAAGTCATGTTATGCGGGCGATGGGCGTTCCGTTTACCGCTGCTCACGGCTCCACGAGATTCAGTTTGAGCAGATATAATACAGAAGAAGAAGTTGATTTCCTAATAGAGAAAATGCCGATGATTGTCAATCGTCTGCGAGAGCTTAGTCCGTTTGTGAAATAACAGTTCAAATTATAAAATGACCGTTCAAAGGGATTTCGAATGAATTTTTTCCTAAAAATTTTCGCGGCAGTGGTTTTGTTTGTAAATTTTGCACATGCTGCCGATGCAAATGAAAACATTGTATCGCATACGCTTGATAACGGATTGCAGGTTTTAATCCTTGAAAAACATTCAATGCCGGTGGCTGCTGTTCAGGTGTGGTATAACGTCGGCAGTGTTGATGAGCCAAACGGATTGAAAGGTATTGCACATCTGTTCGAGCATATGATGTTTCGCGGGTCGAAAAATTTCGGGCCGCAGGAGCATTTTAAATTGATTCAGGAGGCGGGCGGTCGGTGCAATGCTTATACGTCTGATGAAAAAACAGTTTATCACGAAAGGCTGCCGGCGGATAAGCTCGACCTTGCGCTGCGGCTTGAAGCGGATAGGATGGCAAATCTGATATTAGACCAGAATGTACTCGATACCGAACGACAGGTTGTGCTGGAAGAATATCGAATGCGAATCGAAAATGATCCTATCGGCTCGATAGAAAAAGATGTTCGTGAATTTTTGTTCCCATCAAATCCTTATCAATACGGACCAATCGGAAAAGTTGATGATATTAAAAAGTTTACAGTCAAAGATTGTCAGGGGTTTTATAAAAAATATTACGCGCCA
Coding sequences within:
- the nifS gene encoding cysteine desulfurase NifS; protein product: MSKVIYFDNNATTQVAPEVFEAMKPFLTEFYGNPSSMHTFGGQVEKYIRHSRDAIANLLGCDSSEIIFTSCGTESDNAAIKGVLASYSEKKKIITTRVEHPAVLAVCRELQGMGYKLVELGVDKEGQINLDELAAEVDDDTAIVTIMYANNETGVIFPIDKIAEIVKSKGSVFHTDAVQAVGKIPLNLNKSNIDLLSLSGHKLHAPKGVGVLYVRKGTRISPFMVGGHQEKSRRAGTENVAGIVALGRAAELAMVNMETENTFVKKLRDKLEKAILKTCKDAKLNGDKINRLPNTTNISFEFIEGEAILLLLDQFGICASSGSACTSGALEPSHVMRAMGVPFTAAHGSTRFSLSRYNTEEEVDFLIEKMPMIVNRLRELSPFVK